GCTAAAACATCTCCATTTAAAAAGAGATCTTCTGATATTAACCAGTAATCCAGCCTAcggaaaatgttgttaaatctcTTACGCCACGTAAATTGTCgcttattcatgtttttggatctccaaatatcatttaaatttaaatttttcattagGTTTTTAATCGTAAAAACAGATTTATCAGACCTATTTGCGCTACCTTTTTGGTCAATGTCACTATTCATGATGCAATTCAGATCTCCACCTAGAATGATAGAATTACCCTTCCCTCCATCAAAGTCATTGTAACATTTGTGTATGGTCCTAAAGAATGCACTTCTATTTTTGCTTTCATTAGgatcataaatatttataatgtccaattccttttcatttatcattagattaagaaatatatatcttccaTCAATATCAGttaactttttaacaattttgcaTTCAAGACCTTTTCGTAATAGTATCGACACTCCTCTACTATGTGAATTACCTATACTATGGATCGCTTCACCTTCCCAAACaaagtttgatttattaataatctCATTTGTTAGATGGGTTTCCTGAAGCAGACATATATCCGCTTTTTGATCTTTTACCCATTGGAATAGCTTATGTtgcttatttatatttctagcTCCTCTAACGTTTAGTGTTATACAATGTAAATTCATAAGATTAGAGTAAAGAGCTTCCTAGggaaattacaatatttagaatacatattattaagattaaattacttgtttttgtttctctttcttaaacttcttttttcaatactctttgttttttcttctgtcCTGCCTTCATTTCCGGACTGTTCCTTCAGATCTCTCGCTGCTTTCTTGTTTGTGCTAACACTTTTACTTTTTTGCATACTTTTTTCAAAGTAGTCAGTTACCTTCTTCTGTTCATGCTCCTCTCTTTCCCCAACTTCCTGCTCCTCTCTTTCTTCAGCTTTCTGGTACTTTCTTCCCGGTACTTCTTGTTCCTCTCCTTCTTCAACTTCCTCCTCCTCTCTTTCGTCCACTTCCTGCTCTTCTCTCTGCTCCTCTCTGTCATCATCTTCCTGCTCATTTTGGTTTGTGTGTTGTTCTATAGTGATCACACTTGTTTCTTTCTGCGCATTTTCATCATCTGATGATTCACTACTTCCATCAATACTAAACACTTCATCATGTGTTTCTGTATCAGATTGTACCGTAGCTCTTTTCCCGTAGTGGTTATCGTtagcattattattttttgggtTTTCAAAGTTAAAAACCGATTCCCAAACTGTATTAATGTATGCACCAGGTGAACCAGATGATGATACATTATGCGCTTCAACATTACATCTGTCCCTAGTATGCCCTGGTAAATGACACTTGAAACAGATTATATCAGCTTTGCATTGAAAAGCTAAATGCCCAGTCTTTGTACATTTGTTGCATTTCACTTCCTGACCGTCATGAAAAGCCCGTGCTCTAAaaccatttattattatctgtCTTGGTATTTGCGATTTTAGCTTTTCTACAACGACAGCTCTGTCACCGTTTAGCCAGCTGGTTAATTGACCATTAACCCTTATTTTTAGCCTTGTAACATCTCCTATTGGTTTGCATCCTAGCGCTTTCAACTTGCTAGCAATCTCTACGTCAGCAACCGATAATGGTATATCCTTTATGACTATTCTCGTTGTTTCCATGTTGTTGTATGCCAAATAAGGATTTTTATCATgaattgtaatattacaattcCTAATGTTTAGTCCATTCGTAATTAGTTTCACTCTATCATTTCTATTATTTAGATAAATTCGCCATAGGTTCCGTATTTTTTGAACACCGATTATACTTTCTGCAGCAATTATTTTTAGTAGGGCTATACATAGGTCTTCATCTTTGAAAAAGCTTTTTCCTGTTGGTATTTGATCAGCCTTCAAAAAGATTGGCTTCACTACACTACGTTCTTTGTTTACTGTTTGCCCGTTCATCCTGCTGATTTCGTCACCGTCAGCCTGTGCAGCACTGTACATTCCTTTGTTAGTCCCGTTTCTATGGGTTTTTGACGCCATTGTTTGGCTTTCACCGGGCTTAGACGTGAACGatatacaaattgttttttccTAGTATTTCTTTCAGGTAAAAACTTCCACCTTAACAAAGACTTGGTTTAACTTGACTTATTCACTGTATTATACTCACTTAGAAATCAATCGAGATTTAGAAAACGTCAAATTTTAACTATATTTCAGGAGCTGTAAAAAACTATACCTTGGTTAAGTGAAATCACAACGCCCTCTTCTTGTTGTCCAGTCTAAATGAATGTGGACCGCAGCCGACGCTGTACGGCCTCTTGGAGCTTTCGGCATTATACCTGTATAGAAATCAAAGAAACACCTCTGATGGTTAGAAATGAAAAACATGGTTGACACATTGACTACTGAAAAGCGGAGTTACATTTGTAACAATCGTCCGGTTTCCATAGTATGTGCTATATATCCATGGTCCGCCTGAAATTCACCGGACTGAGAACAAGAGGATGTGTCCAAAGCCCGAATGCCACAAGGCAAACATTAGGCCCGAAGGCAAGCATAAGGCCTGAGGGCAAGCATAAGGCCCGAGGGCAAGCATAAGGCCCAAGGGCAAGCATAAGGCCCAAGGGCAAGCATAAGGCCCGAAAGCAAACATAAGGCCCGAAGGCAAACATAAGGCCCGAAGGCAAACATAAGGCCCGAAGGCAAACATAAAGCCCGAAGGCAAACATTAGGCCCGAAGGCCAACATAGTGCCCGAAAGGCAAACACAGGGCCCGAAGGCAAACATTAGTCCCGAAGGCCAAAATTCTTGCCCGAAGGCAAAATATGTGGAGGTTCTGAACCtctttatataaattgaaattaaaactaCTGGCCTTAAAATTTTTTCTGCGTGTAGAATAGCTTGTCGGACGCTACGTGCGTACCGATACATCCCTGACGATCGGCCATTTGAAGAACTTCTGTTAAGATGTACGCCATCGGCGTGAATATGGGACCAGTCGTTCCACAGGCCTCTGTGACGCCAATATGTTACACATGCATCATCGGCATAATTCGCCTGAAGTCGACGGTTAATGTCCACAACAGAGTCGTTGAAGTTAGAGCTTACCCGACTGGGGTGCCGCTTTAACAGCTGGCTAACCACAATATGTTTAAACTCCAGTCCAAATTTAAGATAGTCAATTAAATTATCGAGTTTGTTCAtaataaaaattcattagaTCGTTTCACAATGTCATTCTCTCTTAGATGAACCTAAACGATATCTTTCGGCGGCGTAGACCATCCCTTAAGCAGATGCAATGatgaaatgctcaaatggtctaaaacgataaaacttttcacacaaaaacatcaaattgtacaaaatagcttcaaatcgcatttggagacgttttagaccattttgagcattttaacaaaactttttcacagaaaacatcaaattgtacaaaatagcttcaaatcctatttggagaccttttagaccactttgtgcatttctataaaactttcacacaaaaacatcaaattgtataaaatagcttcaaatcgcatttggagacgttttagaccattttgagcatttcgataaaacttttcacacaaaaacatcaaagtgcacaaaatagcttaatatcgtaattggagacgttttagaccattttgtgaatttcgataaaactttcacacaaaaacatcaaaatagcttcaaatcccatttgtagacgttttagaccattttgtgcatttcgatgaaacttggttacacaaaaacatcaaagtgcttaaaatcacatttgaaaccgtttttggccatttttagcatttcgataaaacttttcacacaaaaacatcaaattgtataaaatagctttcaatcgcatttggagacgttttagaccattttgagcatttcgacaaaacttttttcacagaaaacatcaaattgtacaaaatagcttcaaatcgcatttggagacgttttacaccattttgagcatttcgataaaacttttcacacaaaaacttaaaagtgcacagaatagcttaaaatcgtatttggagaggttttagaccattttgagcatttcgataaaacttttcacacaaaacatcaaattgtacaaaatagtttaaaatcgcatttggagacgttttagaccattttgagcatttcgataaaacttttcacataaaaacatcaaagtgcactaaatagcttaatatcgtatttggagacgttttacaccattttgtgcatttcgatgaaacttggttacacaaaaacatcaaagtgcttaaaatcacatttgaaaccgtttgtGACAACTGGCTCTCACAAAAATACGAAACAAAGTTAGTGTGAAATGccattttatttgataatgaCGCAAAGTAGGGAAGCAATAAAAATTACGAGAGAATTGATCTTCCCTACGAAATGTGGGTTCACTCTCTGCCCTTAAATTACAGGTTAaacatgtataataataattgatcgaATAGAAACATAAACATTGAAATCAAAACTGTAGTTAACCCAgtagtttaaattaatataaaataaaatataatgatataatgaTACATGCTTATAATGGTGGGTGCCAAAAAGGCCAGAACCCATTGCAAATGGGAGCACCCAAACAAAaccaagaaagaaaaaaaaaacaaggaaatttAAAACGAAACAGTATCATCTAacatactactacagtacttagTTAACTACCAAACAtctatttaatgtaaaataccTTACTCTTGAGCCACAAGCTCATTATCAAGAGCCACAAGCTCATTATCAAGAGCCATACGCTCGGTATGTTCGGTCAAACGGCGTGTTTTATGTGGTAAACTAGATTTTGAAGGAATGTATCCGTATATAGGTTTTAAAGGCATCGGAGGACCAACGCCCCATCTTTTGAATTATATGTTCTGACAGCCCAAGACCGGCGGCATGCGTAGCCGCTCCTATTCTAAAACTATGGCCCTTATATAAATTAGTGTTTAACCCACTACAAGAAATTGCTGTCTTAATGCACGATGATATGAATTGTGGTGTCACTGGTTTACCGTTAATGTGTTGGAATAGAAGACCGTGCGTATGACCGAAGGAATCTAAATACACCCGAAGGTGGTGTACAGGGCAAAACGCCTTATTTGTTTGTGATGTAATATTTACAATGGTCGGAGGTTTTCCCGTAGATGTCTTAGAATGGCGTAATGTTAAGTTCATACCCGTGGAAGTGAATGTAATATCATCACGTTGGAGCACTTTTGCTTCCATACCCGAACGGGCCGCTAATTCGCCCACTCGCATGAAACCCTGAAATGCTACTAAGGAAAATGCTGACAACAGCATTCTCATTTTTCTAGACGTAACTGTAGTATCTAGGGCCCTGATTAATTTCCTAAGGATATCAATCAAAGTGTCTTTTGAATTTGCCGAAACATGCATGCCGCGGAGAGTTTTCTTAACCAGAAAAGAATCGGAAGGGTCAGGAAAGCTGTGAATTTTTTGAATGAAACAAATAGCCGAAACGTGAGAATGAATAGTGCTTGGAGCGTACCCCTTCTcaaataaaaatgcaataaagTTACAGAGATGGGTTGGAAGTAGCGGTAGAGTTCTTTTATCTACCGACCACCTATTGAGTAATTCCCAACTTCGTGAATAAGCCTTACGAGATGAAGTTGACAAGGACGCTTTGATTAATTGACGAGCTGATTGTGAGTTGTCAGCACGTGAAGGCCAAAATATGTCATCTTCCCTTGTTGAAGGCCCTATGAAtaaaaagtggataactatttgTAAAAGgggaaaaattaaaaataaattaaatataaataaacgaGGAGGGTACGACAGATGGAATATTTTCCAACTGCCTAAAGGTTTGTAAAGCTTTGTCGATTTTGAAGCGAGATAACCAATCAGCCAGAACATTTTTGACCCCCTGAATGTGTTGTGATCTAAAATGAATGTTGTGCTTTAGGCAGCAGAGTATTAATCGTCTTAGTAGACGTTGTAGCACGTTATCTCTAGCTGTTTTCTTATTTATGATATACACCACCGCTAGATTGTCGGACTGAAATAGGATGAATTTATTTGATAGCCGATGGCCCCATACTTCGAGAGCTAAAACAATGGGAAACATTTCTTTCGCGGTGATTGAGTGATATTGCATGTGAATTGGCCAACGAATCGCAAACCACTTTTCATTGAGAACCCCTGCGCACCCGATTGAGCCCGATGCATCAGTAAATAAATTGAGGTTTGATGAAGATAACCAAATTTCCTCTAAAATCATGGCCTTCCCATTAAAGTTATTGGCAAATTCTAACCAAGTGTTTATGTCTTCCTTGGGCTCGCTAGTTAAAGTACGGAAATCGGTGGCTAGGGGTTTTCTTGAATTAGATTGTTTTCCCGCTGTTAAATTTATTAATCGGCGTAAAAATGGGCGGCCCGGAACGACTACACAACAAGCAAAGTTGAGGAGACCTAACAGAGATTGTAATTCTTTTAAGGTGACTTTTTGCCTAGACATAAAATAGGATAGTTTTTCCCGAATTTTTAATACTTTTTCTATAGGAAGTCTACATTTCATAGACAGTGTATCCACTTCCATCCCATATATGGTCAAGCATGTTCTTGGCGTAACCGTTTTACTGTACTTGATCGGGACCGCTACTTGTGAACAAAGAAACATAAAATTAGTCAGGGAATTTAAACAGGTATTGGAATCGGCTTCCCCTATGAACCAAAAATCATCTaataaatgtgatatgcccTGGGTTTGGAACTTGTTTTGCATAATCCACGTTAATGCGTCGCTGAACAAACCAAAGCGATTACAAGAACTTGATGCCCCTATGGGTAGGCACTTATCATAGTAAAAAACTACCTTCCCTAACCTAAAAGTCAATAATCTTTGGGTGTGATCGGGATAATCCGAAAGGCCTCTTCGATATCCGTTTTTGCCATGAGACTGCCCACCCCAAACTTTAATACTTGTTTGACAATTGTGTCTATGTTGTCGTATTGTACAATTTTTTCCCCTGTAGGAATCGTGTCATGGACGGAATTACCTTTCGGATAAGATAAATCGTGTATGATTCTAAATATACCTGGTTCCGATTTTGGAATTACACCTAACGGAGAAATTCTGAAGTTTTTAAAGGGTGGTGATGAGAACGGTCCTGCAATTCTGCCTAAGAGTACTCCCTTTTTAATAAAGTCAGTTACCGCTCCCGAGTATGTAAAACAACTTCTATGGTTTTTAGCTGTCATAGGATTGGGTGGAGTTATCGAGCCTAATGTAAAACCATGTTTAAAGCCGGCCAAAATGGATGTGTAAATACCTTGTGGTGAACCTGTTAAGTAAGACGTTAGGTTGTTCAGTCGAATTGGGGTTGGTAGCAAAAGGATGGTGGTTGCCTAATTTTGTTAGGTTTTTGGCAACGAATTTTTTGGTGGTTTTCCCTGCAAATGTCGCAAGTATGTTTGAGGGTACAGGGTTTCTTTCTACAATCCTTTCCGTCGATCCAGTTCCAACAGACTCCCCGGTTTCGCGTGTTTTGAAAGGAACTCTGAAATTTACTTTGAAAACGTTTGGTTTGGGACGTGTCAGTACGTAAATAATTATAGCATTTTACGAGGAGTTCCGTATTCAAGAGCCCCCATTCTAGTGGACGAGATTGTCTGGCTTTTCGAAAGTTCAAGTCGTATCTTCGCCAGGCCCCTACCGGACCCGACGTATATATATCTAGAATGTTAGCTATATACTTAAGCCTAGGTTGGCATGCTTCTTTCTCTTTCAATAAATATATGGATACATAAATATGCATCGCTTTCACCCAATCTAAACATTCAAGTGGTTGTTGTTGTTGGGGTGGTTCATGGTGAAGCTGTATGTTGCCATGCCTACCGACATGCCCGTTACTGTAGCTTGTTCTTTATAACTAGGAAGTAGTGAACGCAGTTCAAAAAATGTATCattccatattttatttttgatggCTGCGCTGATAAATGCCCCAAGGGGGATGGCCTCTGATATATGGATATCGGGTTGAGCCAAAAGCTCCTCACCTGGAATTTGGTGGATAAATTCAGGTACTGGTGTCGTCGACACGATGTCCTTGGATACTGCGTGGCTGTCCTGAGGTTCTTTTTGACTCTCCACTTGTTGTAAGGCGTGCAGTTCTTTTGCCAGTTTGGCATAGTCAAGCGACGTCGCTACCTGTGGTGCCTTCTTTTTCTGAGGGTTTTTCCCCTTTTTTGAATTTGTTGACGTTGTTTTTGGCATATTGTTTCTGGACGCCTACTGGACTCCTGTAGCCCCAGCATAAAAgaaaaaagtgtttaaaatgATAGGTTAATGTGAAGAATTTTCCTGAGCACATAAGATACCTATTACTGGTACCTTACAAAGGCTTGCTTACTTTAAATAAAATCGCCAAGCATTGCATGTGCAAAGAAATTAGAAATACGAGGAGACCAAATATAGCTCAGAAATATAGGTCAGATATAGTGTTGATGTAAACCACCCAACTAAGTATAGGTCGTGCAATTCTTTAAAAACGAATGCACTGTATGAGTCATTGAGCTAGAAAAACTGTACCTCGGGCGTAAAGCAAAGTAGCAGCAAGAGTTTCAAATAGTAAGGTATCTTCCTGGACTAAAACATAGCCGGAAATAAACTGTTTCTACTTAGGCCCCAATGGGGCCCCTATATGAGAGCAAAACGAATCGTAGAAActaaaatgctcaaaatgagaGCAAAAATAACCTCAAGGGCAGGGTGAAAAACTCTGCCAATAGTAGCCCGGTGTAAAAATGGTTGGCCTATATAAAAGAACAGTTGTCTAAGGCCGCCGTCATGagcaaaaagaaattaaaatgagGTTAAAAATGATCCAGGtattaaatgtataacattTACGTATTGTAACTTGGCCTATAAGTGGCACATAAAACGTAAATAATAGAGTTTTACTTTGACagtaaaagaaaaatgtaagTGGGAGACATGTGTGTTGCACACCATCCCGTCGACTTAGTATCAATAACGATGATACAAAACAGTCGTCTATAAAGCATAatcttaaataatttatgttataCTGGCCTTAAAAGTTTTGTTCCATATATAAGGGCGTTCCGAACACTTCGAATGAATCGCTTCATTCCCGATAATTTGTGGACATGATCTGCAGTGCTTAAATGTACACCATCTCCTCCCACGTGAGTAAAGTCCGCCTTAAAACCGCGATGCCTCCAAAAAATCACTTTAGGATGTTCAGCGAAAAGCGattctaaaatattattcaCTTTCATTATCGTAGTGTTGAACGTGGGTACGGAGTTTTTCGGTAACCTACGGATGAGCTCTCCTATTATCACTAATTTGACATCTGCCCCCAGCAATAAAAAGTCAGTGAATGCCTGATAGTGTCGTATGAAGGTTGAAATATTACATGTTCCTATGTCATCTTCTCCTATCTGAATGTATACTATGTCGAACGATGTACGGCCCTTGAATAGAGAGGGTAGGTTCCGTACTCTGGCACCGCCTTTGGATTTAAAGTCCAGTAAATATGTCTTATTTAGGCGCAAATGTTTGTCATCAGGAGAATTACTCACGTGTTCAGCCAAACGCCGAATAAAAGAGTGTCCGAGTATGCATACTTCGTGACGAACAGGTATCAGTTCCATGATACTTAAAAATTGCAATTAAACGTAATACATACCCGATAAATACCCTATAAGAGGTAAAACAGCTAGTTCACGATACAATACGACTTCGTTAAAAGAAgttaaaagaaattattttataaagcGAACTTAATAAATGTGATGTTTGTCCGGAGACGGTATGAAGCGAATGTCGTTTGGTATTTTGACTCGGAAGAAATTATTTTTTggccatttttagcatttcgattaaactttcacacaaaaacatcaaattgtacaaaatagcttaatatcgtatttgaaaacgtttcagaccgttttgagcatttcgatagaactttttcacataaaatatcaaattgtacaaaatagtttaaaatcgcatttggagacgttttagaccattatgagcatttcgataaaacttttcacacaaaaacatcaaagtgcacaaaatagcttaatatcgtatttggagatgtttcagaccattttgtgaatttcgatgaaactttcacacaaaaacatcaaagagcacaaaatagcttaatattgtattcaaaaacgttttagaccattttgagcatttctacaaaacttttttacacaaaacaacaaagtgtacagaatagcttcatatcgcatttggagacgttttagaccattttgtgattttcgaaaaaacttgttaacataaaaacaccaaagtgcttaaactcgcattagaaaccgttttagaccattttgagcatttcgataaaccttttcacacaaaaacatcaaagatcacaaaatagcttaatatcgtatttaaaaacgttttagaccattttgagcatttcgacaaaactttttcacacaaaacatcaaagtgttcagaatagcttcaaatcgcatttggagacgttttagaccattttgtgattttcgaaaaaacttgttaacataaaaacaccaaagtgctaagaatagcttcaaatcgcatttggagacgttttagaccattttgtgattttcgaaaaaacttgttaacataaaaacatcaaagtgcacaaaatatggtatttaaaaacgttttagaccattttgaggatttcgacaaaaatttttcacacaaaacatcaaagtgtacagaatagcttccaatcgcatttggagacgtcttagacaattttgtgattttcgaaaaaacatgttaacataaaaacaccaaagtgctaagaatagctacagtgttaacatcatcttatagagccatagtcaaaaataaaaaggtatgtatgtgcataaatggcaatattacaGCAtactttttgaattttaaaaagtggaaattttggcaatttttcgaaaaaattcctatggttcCCAGCAGGAAAAAtcttcgcaaaaatggccaaatttcaacccttttattttttgacataactagttactatggctctataagatgatgttaacacaatatatttgcataaatggaaatattatagcataattatagaattttaaaaattggaaattttggccctttttcaaaaaaattcctatggtccccgacattttcgaaaattggcaaaatgttaacccttttattttttgacataagtagttacgatggctctataagatgatgttaacacaatatatgtccataaatggcaaaattatagcataattatttaattttaaaaagtggaaaattttttcgattttcgacccttttatattttgacataagtagTTGCTATGGCTCTACAAGATGATGtcagcacaatatatgtgcataaatggcaatattatagcataatttttgaattttaaaaagtggaaattttagtcatttttcgaaaaaattcctatgtcccccccccccacagaaattttcgcaaaaatggccaaatttttaccattttattttttgacataacta
This genomic stretch from Antedon mediterranea chromosome 11, ecAntMedi1.1, whole genome shotgun sequence harbors:
- the LOC140061968 gene encoding uncharacterized protein; translated protein: MELIPVRHEVCILGHSFIRRLAEHVSNSPDDKHLRLNKTYLLDFKSKGGARVRNLPSLFKGRTSFDIVYIQIGEDDIGTCNISTFIRHYQAFTDFLLLGADVKLVIIGELIRRLPKNSVPTFNTTIMKVNNILESLFAEHPKVIFWRHRGFKADFTHVGGDGVHLSTADHVHKLSGMKRFIRSVRNALIYGTKLLRPV